DNA sequence from the Pichia kudriavzevii chromosome 4, complete sequence genome:
ATGTTAGTATAGCTGTTCAAGTTGATCTATTTTTACAAGTAGTTTGGTATttacttcttcttgttcttttcgttcttcttttttctaGCCATTTTCGTCTCTCTGTACAACCATATTCCATCAATGTTTTCCTGTTTCCTAATTCTGCAATTTCGTATTAGCGTGTTTCCCCCATGTTGGTgctttttttattttttttttttcccattctcattttctcgaattgatttttttcttgtcgAGGCGTCGATTTTctgagaaaaacaaaatggaGGGCAGCAACACTTAAACTTGTTTGCAATATAAGCCAATAAgcagaaaagaaatgatTATTCCATTTAGACGAGATGGAGATATGTCAACAGTGAGCAAGATGGATAGCCAATCATGTACAATGGCAAAATGCCATATCTAATAGATACTTACTTTAATATAATAATGggttgttttttttgtttatattttctttttcaaaaacagaatATGCAGCCAAGTTAAAAGGAGTGTATAAGTGAGTTAAAAGGAGCGTGTTTTAGCTAGATATTCAGTAAGGAACGTAAACAGTTGGAGACACGGATACCTGTTGGAGTTAGTGTGAACGTATGTTGATAGTTGTGTTAGTGTGTGTTATACAAATGTATGTATaaatgtatgtatgtatgtatagAAACAAATATGTGTTTATACCatgtacaaaaaaaaataagcaACACGCACAGTATATATGTTTGACAATAAGAGAATGGGGGCTCTCATTATGGATCATTCGAGCAATGTTGACCTTCCGACACGgtgttttcgttttttttttgtttttttcccctgTTGTCCCCGTCTCACCAGGGCGGGTACAGGAGAGGTAAAACCCGCCACCTTCGCGAAACGCGGCTGGGACTCGGAGTAAACATcaatttaaaaataaaccGGCGGGTGCGCCACAAAagggaaacaaaaaacaaaacaaaaaaacaaaagcGCGTTTGTCACGTGGTCACTGTTTGTCACGTGATTAGACGTGGCGCGTGAAGGAGGGAcagaaaaataaagtaaattggaaaaaaaaaaaaaaattaaataaATGAATTGGAGAAGTTAAAGAGAATGACAGGATGCGGAATGCGGAATGCGGGACAGAGTCACTGTTATTTTTCTctatcttttcttttttctccgTTCTTCTTGCCTTGTTTGTATGTGGTTCATCCGTTTGAAGACATTCCacaatttctccaaagtGAGgagagaaggaaaaaggaaaaacagaaaaattAGTCTCGCGTTTAAACATTAGTTTCTCCGGGAtctcttgtttctttttttctttcttctctagTCTAATTTGATAGTCAATGGGGGGGATTTCCTTTAAAGGatggtttttctttttcggggatttttcatttgtactttttccactttggaaatttctaattttttgttttttagcttttttattttttttaatttttaatttataatttttaatttttaattttttaatttttaCCATTCCACACTAAattgcatttgcatttCCAATTGCATTTCCAGTTGCATTTACCGTTGCACATTTGTTTCTATATTCACCCCACTTTGTCACCCACGTCTATATCTCTAACAACCTTCTCAGTTTAGTAGGATCCTTGTCTTGTCTCCTTCTGCACGACACTGATCCCCGTCAATCTTTCTCGTTTATATCATCTTCTATTAGGCTGAAACTTTACCATTACACCCTTTAACTTTTAGCAACATTTACACCTACAACCACACATGTCTCAAGAGGTTTTCAATGAGGGTCCCACAACGTCTCAACATATCGAGTCTCGAGACGATTCCCACTTCCAATCAACCACATTCAAACTGAAGAGAACTAGGTCGATGGGACTGTTGGACAACTTCATAACCCCTCAAAGTTCAACTCCGTGTGGTGGCAATTCAAGTCGTTCTCGTGATGAAATTGACCATGCTTGCAACCCCACCCAGAGAAGCATCCCCAACTCGAAATTGACTAGCGGATCGTTCATACCGCAGGAATCCCTCAACAAGTTGAACCTACAAAAAGATGCAGCTCCCATTCATGTTAGGTACAGGCCGATTTCTCTTCCCTCTCagccttcttctttaactAATAATGCCAACACTTCTTGCTCTCATTACATGAACCGGAATTTAAAGGTAAATTCCCCACAGAGCTTCCAAAGTGACGATTTCTCAGATGATTACAACAACTCCGAGGACTCGGTCTCCTCCCAATCATCTGTATCTCTAATACCGAAACATCAactcaaaagaaaacagcaacaacaacaacaacaacaacaacaacagcaacagcaacaccaGCAACACCAGGACCGATATCGTTCAGATAAtgagaagaacaaaaattcagatgattatgatgatcatctccatcatcatcaagaCTTGACTAACCTATTGCATGACGATATAGATGTCAAAGACGCTCCAGACAAACATGTCGATTACTTGACTCATAAATGGGCAGAAGACGAGATCTCCAAATCTTGGAAGTACGTCACCTTAAGAAGGAGCGCTGTTGCAGATTCCGCCAGGTTGGAGAATGCGTCCTGGAGAACATGGGCCCAAACTCGTTCCAACCTTAAAACCATCTCGCCAGAAGAATTGAACTGGTCAAAGGACACGGACGTCACATGGTTATACGGTCCGGTGATTGAGTCTCAATCTATCAAATTGAATAGAAATCACCAAAATGGTTCCGGCAACTCTTTAAATTTTGACAATACGAATCATAGCTCAAATACAGATTCATATCACTCTGAAATGACTAATGCTGGACATACAAATCATAATAATGATGACAAGACTAACAAAGTTAACAACAATAGTAGTAGGagtagtagtagtagtTGTGATAATAATACAGAAACTGATACTATTAGGAGTAGTCATGGTGGTAGTGGGTTTAAGAATACTGATAATAACGCCAATATACCtggaaatgaaaattaCTCTTTACTAagcaataataataataacgaaacaaattcaaatccAAACCCTAGCGGTGAACAtttaaaatcaattttaaagaaaaaatcaaaagtgGAAAAGATGATTGGTGGTTCAAGTTATTCAAGGTTGCAGCATTTATTGGAAAACCGTGAACGTAAGAATTCAAGCGATGATTATTATTCTTCGCCGAATCTCGAGCCAACAACACCAATCTACAATCAAAAGTGCAGTCCAATTGACTCAACATCCAACTTGTCTAATAACTTATCgttcaatttctcaaactcAAACTCAAACTCCACTATAACTTCAAACAAAGTTTTACCaatgaaaatcaaatcatcgTTAAAGAACTCCTTGTTGAACATAAAGGAGAAGAATGActcaaatcaatcaattggaaagaaggagaaacaCATACATTTCAATTTGCGTGTTGATCAATGTATCGCTTTAGAGAATGGAGATGATTCAGGCGTCGAAGATTTGGATAATGACAAAATTCCCTCAATTTCTAAGTATATGGATAACGAATATGAAAGTACAAAAAGCTATGAGTCGGATAATGATGATAGTGATGGAGATGACGAAcatgatgataatgataacGGCAATTACGACAACGACAATGAGGACGACGAATATGACTAcgacgatgacgatgatgaaggaTTCGTCCTCAAGCCAACATTGCATTCCTTCTCTGGAACAGGTGACATGACCACCATTGCTCCATTGCCCTCAACGGTACTAAAATTTGCAAGTGATGACGAAATGACAGAACCTGTAAGACATTCAAGTTCACAGGATAGATTATTCACAACTAGCCATAATACGAAAACTAATAGAGGTTACGATTATTATTATGACTACAATACAGTTTATAGTAACAACTCAAACCCTCTTGTTTATTCTACCCCGAATGCAGATGTTGAAATGGTGGATGTTCCGAAAGATTTTCAGCTGGGTGCAGAGCCAGAATTTTCTCAGTCTGTTTCTCCATCAACGTCAACAACGGTAAACAATTCACCAGATCAACAGATGTATGATGTCCCATTAGCGTTGCAGCAAACACGATCAGATAGCTCAAGTTATGATAACTCTTCATTCCCAAATAGTGATAGCGATGGTTACTTCTACTATGATTATGATAGGTTCAATGAAGgtttgtctttgaagagAAGTGCCAGTATTGGATCACACCATGGCTCCTCACAGTCTGTATCATCAATCAAGGTTGGGCTAAGTGGATTGGATTTGACAAGTACAGGGTTGCGTGCATCCACAGGTTTAGGCTCTAAGCCGCAATTGTGCCAAATGGCTGGACTTCAAACAAGCCAATCAAATTTGCACTCGAAAGAGTCAGGTTCTTCTTTTGGCGAAAATCAAGCACCGAAGGACATGAAGAGAAAATTcatttttgatgattccGAAGACAGTTTTTCTGACAATAACCGTATGGATGTTGATGAGATCGTTAGTGCTGTGAAGTCTAACTCCTCAATTGGTAGTTTGGCGGACATTAATCGTCAATTCTCGGGCTTGACCAGGAGGAACTTTGGTCTGAACAATCAAGCTAAATCAGGATTTAGCTTTGGTAGTGATTCAGATAGTGAATCTTCGCAATAAAGAGAGATGTCGAAGAAAAGAATCATGTatgtatttattttttaagAAAATTATGTGTATACGAAAACTAAAAGAAGAtcaaacgaaaaaaaatgtaaagTTGAGTTCCTCCTCACGATGATAACATGGATAAGATGTCTTTCTTTCCCGCGTGACAAAAGATATATGGGTGCATATGTCTTAAAGAACAGCACATATGATGAAATAAGGAGCAAACACGATGAGAGATGCAGTAACAAACACGTGCACTGCATCGATatctttgttttattttgtttttctccttATTGTTCCactcttttcttccaacGGCATGACTATAAACAAATACCACAAGGAGGAAACAAGCATCAATTAAcacatcaaaaaaaaaacagatacttgaaaaaaaaatagccGGTGTTACTCAGTACCATCTTGAGTGAGCTTTCTACCTTCTCTCTTTAAAGATCACACTTAAACACGTCCCCACAATTGGACATGCCACTACGCAGTTCCTAATAAAAGCATAATAATAGGTTCTTCCTCTGCATCAACcagagagaaacaaaattcaGCTAGTCACTCTTTAGATGACGAAGTTCTCTCCAAACACTGTGCAAATGAAACTTCACCCTGAAAATAGCCAATATTAGCCATCTAGGAACAATAGCTACAATTCTTGGCAACGATCTCCATGTACCCAAGTAGACGTCAACAGTTGATCTCCAGCCCTTCTCAATCGCATCAACCGCCTGCTTGGCATAGACATCAGCCGGTAACGGATTGTTACGCTCGGCAAACTTCTGTCTTTCCTCAAAGGCCACTCTCATTGATTCAATGTTGTAAATACTATCTTCAGGCAATGGTCGCTTGTCGGCAATATTTGTCTTCACCCCGCCGGTGATAAAATGCTTGACCTTCACATCAAAAGGTTCCAATTCAAATGCTAAAATTGACGCATACTGACCAATTGCTGCCTTGGAAGCGCCATATACTGATCCCCAAGGGAACGGACAATATCCCGCTGCAGATCCCGTAAATGCAATTGTACCCTTTCTGGCAATAACCAAACGTGAAAACGCATGTGTCATGCGTACATGTCCTGCAATATTAACTTCCAAACACTGAACTAGTGCCTGGTCAGGCACGTCGATTGCTGGGAACGTACAAGAGGAGCCAGCATTGTTATACAAAACGTCGAGACCGTCGAGTTTCCGTTCCTCAAGTTGGAATTTCACAAATTCATATCCTCGGTTGATTGAATCAAGGGATGAAATGTCCAGCGTAAATGGAATGATGTTTTCTGGGTACTTGGACGCTAGCTCTTGCAATGGCCCAATAGATCGTGCACATGCGAAAACCAGATAACCACGTTTTGCAAATTCAAGCGCCAATTGATACCCAATCCCTGACGAACAACCAGTAATTAATACAGTCTTCATACCTCCTTGCGCTTAGATACAAGACGAGCTTCTTGTCGATACTTTTACTAATTGTTGCCCCAAAAAAAGCTAATACACCTGTTAGCATCACATGTCAGAAcatcaagaaattattTGCAAAAGATCGCGAGATTCTCTAAGTAGTGGTAAATACATGCAGCGATTTTCATTGTGAGAGCAGATCAGTCTAGCCAGACAAGTAGTAAAGGGAGTAGTTGAAGagtttccattttgtaGGTGACCTCATCGAAGGGATCTTCAGGGTCATACCCATTGCAATTCAGCCTCTACCGTATATGTAGGAATAGGAAGACACTAAAGACTTAGTGTTCACAATGAACAACGTGAAACTAGAAGATAGCAATATTattatg
Encoded proteins:
- a CDS encoding uncharacterized protein (PKUD0D01030; similar to Saccharomyces cerevisiae YIL124W (AYR1); ancestral locus Anc_2.238), with translation MKTVLITGCSSGIGYQLALEFAKRGYLVFACARSIGPLQELASKYPENIIPFTLDISSLDSINRGYEFVKFQLEERKLDGLDVLYNNAGSSCTFPAIDVPDQALVQCLEVNIAGHVRMTHAFSRLVIARKGTIAFTGSAAGYCPFPWGSVYGASKAAIGQYASILAFELEPFDVKVKHFITGGVKTNIADKRPLPEDSIYNIESMRVAFEERQKFAERNNPLPADVYAKQAVDAIEKGWRSTVDVYLGTWRSLPRIVAIVPRWLILAIFRVKFHLHSVWRELRHLKSD
- a CDS encoding uncharacterized protein (PKUD0D01020; similar to Saccharomyces cerevisiae YDR028C (REG1) and YBR050C (REG2); ancestral locus Anc_3.258), with product MSQEVFNEGPTTSQHIESRDDSHFQSTTFKLKRTRSMGLLDNFITPQSSTPCGGNSSRSRDEIDHACNPTQRSIPNSKLTSGSFIPQESLNKLNLQKDAAPIHVRYRPISLPSQPSSLTNNANTSCSHYMNRNLKVNSPQSFQSDDFSDDYNNSEDSVSSQSSVSLIPKHQLKRKQQQQQQQQQQQQQQHQQHQDRYRSDNEKNKNSDDYDDHLHHHQDLTNLLHDDIDVKDAPDKHVDYLTHKWAEDEISKSWKYVTLRRSAVADSARLENASWRTWAQTRSNLKTISPEELNWSKDTDVTWLYGPVIESQSIKLNRNHQNGSGNSLNFDNTNHSSNTDSYHSEMTNAGHTNHNNDDKTNKVNNNSSRSSSSSCDNNTETDTIRSSHGGSGFKNTDNNANIPGNENYSLLSNNNNNETNSNPNPSGEHLKSILKKKSKVEKMIGGSSYSRLQHLLENRERKNSSDDYYSSPNLEPTTPIYNQKCSPIDSTSNLSNNLSFNFSNSNSNSTITSNKVLPMKIKSSLKNSLLNIKEKNDSNQSIGKKEKHIHFNLRVDQCIALENGDDSGVEDLDNDKIPSISKYMDNEYESTKSYESDNDDSDGDDEHDDNDNGNYDNDNEDDEYDYDDDDDEGFVLKPTLHSFSGTGDMTTIAPLPSTVLKFASDDEMTEPVRHSSSQDRLFTTSHNTKTNRGYDYYYDYNTVYSNNSNPLVYSTPNADVEMVDVPKDFQLGAEPEFSQSVSPSTSTTVNNSPDQQMYDVPLALQQTRSDSSSYDNSSFPNSDSDGYFYYDYDRFNEGLSLKRSASIGSHHGSSQSVSSIKVGLSGLDLTSTGLRASTGLGSKPQLCQMAGLQTSQSNLHSKESGSSFGENQAPKDMKRKFIFDDSEDSFSDNNRMDVDEIVSAVKSNSSIGSLADINRQFSGLTRRNFGLNNQAKSGFSFGSDSDSESSQ